The nucleotide sequence ACGAAACACGAGCATCCCATATATAAATACGGAGCGTGGCATAGCATGCATCTGGCTAAATCAGAACCTAAGGCGCGAGGCAATAGGGGTAGGAGGGCACATCTCTCAACCTCCTTTGCCCAAAACAGGGGGGGGCTGTGAGAGGGGCGAGGGAtgggggaaaggagggggatgTCATCAACTACAGGGATTTTCCTTAGATCTCAAACCAAGCACTTTTTTGCAGTCTTCTCAGACCCTTGTAGGGGGAGGGTGAAAAGTGTGTGGGGGGGCAGGGTAAGGGGCAAATTGAAACTGAAGGCAAatctgaagaaaaaaaatcagTGAGCTACACAGgaatgggggtgggggtggggaagGGGCTGATTCCATGGGGGTCGGCCCCCAGTACCCCCACCGCCCCCCTTTTCCAAACTGCAGCGCGGCAGCATGCCAGTTTAAAATCGCATTCACCACTGTCCGGAGAATACCCAAACAAACAAAAGAACAAAAAGACAAAACAATAAAAAATCCCGAAAGATCAAGACTTAAGTAATAAAACCGTATTTACATTTTACACCTTATTTTCATTTGTATTCCGCATTacactttctcctctctccgAGCAATTTTTTTTGCGTCACATCATTTTTACAATACTGAAACACGAAAAAACGTGTGAACGATTCCTTCCAACATtcttgctctcctctccctttctctctcactttgcaTTACTCTCCAAGCCCCCACTCGTTTCCCTCCATTCCATTCCCTTTTTCTAGCCCACCTTCTGTGGGTTGGTGGCGCGCACACCCTGCTCATACGTGATCCGTTGGCTGATCAGATACTGAGCCGCCTGCGTTGACGCCGGAGAGCCGGTTATGGTAACTTTACGGTTCCGGGTGCCGGGAATGAACTCTCCCTTTTTGGAGATCTGGATCCGGGCTCCAGTCAGCTCCTGGTACTCCACTAGCGTTTTCCCTCCTTTCCCCAAGATGGCCCCTACCAGGTTTTCGGGAACAGCGATCTCCACCACGTCCTTGGCCCCCTCCTGCATCTGCTTCTCAGTGGCCATCAGGGATTGTGCCATCAGCGGGGATGAGGCGCTCAGGTAGCCGTTGGTGGCCCCAGTGGCCGCGGCCAGCGAGCCCAGGGTGAAGCCTCCCAGGGAGGCGGCCTGGTGGCCTGCGCTGGTGGAGGCATCGCTGGCGTAGGATGCCAGGAGGTTTGCAGCGGCAGCCGCGGCGGGGTTAGCGCTAGCCGCTACGGCTGCCAGGACTCCTGAGGCTGCCGCGGGGTTGAGCCCCAGGCCCAGGGAGTTGGTGTTGTAGCCGTAGCTGGCTAACGTGTTGAGGGCCGAGGTGATGGTCAGGAGGTCGTTGCCTGAGAAGCTGGGACCCATGGTGGTGGGGAAGCCGCCCATACTCTGCATGGTGGCCTGACCCAGGAGGCTGGAGGCTGTGGcagcggcggcagcagcagcagcggggTTCACCTCGGCTGAGTTGGCGTAGGGGGAGCCGGTGGGGTTGGAGTTGGCCACAGGGCCAGAGATGTTGGAGTAGCTGATGTTGAGGCAGCTGCTGCTCTGGGGGTCCTCCTGGATCTTCTGAACAATGATCTCCACGGCTTTACGGTTCTGCTCGGGCTCTCCGCTAATGGTGACCACGCGCTCCTGCAGGTTGATGCCCTCTGGTTTTTGGGAGAGCTGCACCCAGGCGCCTGACTGCTCCATGACGGCCTTGACTGTGGCTCCACCTTTACCAATGATCAGACCTGCTGTGCTGTTTGGTACTATCAGCTTGGcctggggagaggagcagagagagaggacatagagatggtTACTGCACTGATTTCACACTGCCTTAACATTGTACCTCTACATGACAGAAGTGTGATATCAATTGAATGGAGGAAGGGACTGGGCGAGGGAACGGAATAAAAGAGATAACCAAGATAATAACTTGAAACAACCCAGAACAATAGAGAAGGGCGTAAGATAACAAACAAAGAGTGCGAATAGGGAGTATGTTAGAAATAACTgtcagacagagaaaaagagagtgaatCGAGCTTGAAATAAAGGGGGCTAGAAAAAGGGAATAGAAGTATAAAAATGCTTTTTTTCAATGCTGTAGCATAGGGGAGAAATAAGAGTGAGCTGTTTTTACTCCTTCGACAAACATTGTaacattgacagagagagagagtagtttcTGGACGAAAAAAATAGGGAAAGAGAAAGTGTATTTTTCCCCTTTGTTTCCGAGCTGTGAATCCATTATAAAGAGGCTCCTGGTGAAAAGCATCTACTCCCAGGGGTCAGTGTTACCATGGAAACAGCTCCAGCATTCAAGGGGTACTGAATGGGTATTGAATGTCGAAGCGACGCGTAGCaactagaccccccccccccacccccacccgaATTCACACAA is from Oncorhynchus gorbuscha isolate QuinsamMale2020 ecotype Even-year linkage group LG19, OgorEven_v1.0, whole genome shotgun sequence and encodes:
- the LOC124005036 gene encoding RNA-binding protein Nova-1-like isoform X1, with protein sequence MMAGGAVQQNGVFLNPHHHNQQPHMESDPPDSRKRPLETPTEASSTKRTNTGVAFLQPLFETEGIVFPHQESHSEAHEEGEYFLKVLIPSYAAGSIIGKGGQTIVQLQKETGATIKLSKSKDFYPGTTERVCLIQGTVEALNGVHNFIAEKVREMPQSTQKSEPVSVMQPQTTVNPDRIKQAKLIVPNSTAGLIIGKGGATVKAVMEQSGAWVQLSQKPEGINLQERVVTISGEPEQNRKAVEIIVQKIQEDPQSSSCLNISYSNISGPVANSNPTGSPYANSAEVNPAAAAAAAATASSLLGQATMQSMGGFPTTMGPSFSGNDLLTITSALNTLASYGYNTNSLGLGLNPAAASGVLAAVAASANPAAAAAANLLASYASDASTSAGHQAASLGGFTLGSLAAATGATNGYLSASSPLMAQSLMATEKQMQEGAKDVVEIAVPENLVGAILGKGGKTLVEYQELTGARIQISKKGEFIPGTRNRKVTITGSPASTQAAQYLISQRITYEQGVRATNPQKVG
- the LOC124005036 gene encoding RNA-binding protein Nova-1-like isoform X3, encoding MAGFHTEEGEYFLKVLIPSYAAGSIIGKGGQTIVQLQKETGATIKLSKSKDFYPGTTERVCLIQGTVEALNGVHNFIAEKVREMPQSTQKSEPVSVMQPQTTVNPDRIKQAKLIVPNSTAGLIIGKGGATVKAVMEQSGAWVQLSQKPEGINLQERVVTISGEPEQNRKAVEIIVQKIQEDPQSSSCLNISYSNISGPVANSNPTGSPYANSAEVNPAAAAAAAATASSLLGQATMQSMGGFPTTMGPSFSGNDLLTITSALNTLASYGYNTNSLGLGLNPAAASGVLAAVAASANPAAAAAANLLASYASDASTSAGHQAASLGGFTLGSLAAATGATNGYLSASSPLMAQSLMATEKQMQEGAKDVVEIAVPENLVGAILGKGGKTLVEYQELTGARIQISKKGEFIPGTRNRKVTITGSPASTQAAQYLISQRITYEQGVRATNPQKVG
- the LOC124005036 gene encoding RNA-binding protein Nova-1-like isoform X2, whose product is MMAGGAVQQNGVFLNPHHHNQQPHMESDPPDSRKRPLETPTEASSTKRTNTGEEGEYFLKVLIPSYAAGSIIGKGGQTIVQLQKETGATIKLSKSKDFYPGTTERVCLIQGTVEALNGVHNFIAEKVREMPQSTQKSEPVSVMQPQTTVNPDRIKQAKLIVPNSTAGLIIGKGGATVKAVMEQSGAWVQLSQKPEGINLQERVVTISGEPEQNRKAVEIIVQKIQEDPQSSSCLNISYSNISGPVANSNPTGSPYANSAEVNPAAAAAAAATASSLLGQATMQSMGGFPTTMGPSFSGNDLLTITSALNTLASYGYNTNSLGLGLNPAAASGVLAAVAASANPAAAAAANLLASYASDASTSAGHQAASLGGFTLGSLAAATGATNGYLSASSPLMAQSLMATEKQMQEGAKDVVEIAVPENLVGAILGKGGKTLVEYQELTGARIQISKKGEFIPGTRNRKVTITGSPASTQAAQYLISQRITYEQGVRATNPQKVG